A stretch of the Porifericola rhodea genome encodes the following:
- a CDS encoding ATP-binding protein: protein MRLQPKKLLLIFCSLSLSFFSLTLRAQEAAIDSLKRLLPTTEDTALVRLQTRLALSYQNYIPDSAMRYAESALQLAEQLNDPKGKADAMLQIGRLKRNDGNFGGALEDMLVALSLYQTIRDSVQIGNAYNDISIVYGISGDYPSSREYFHKALEIFRLSGDLQGESYALNNIGTIYEKEGQLDKAKEYYLKAMQIKLQRNDQYGIARGFNTLGNLAVQKGNYKEALSHMHKADSLFIVIQDKVARSTNLGEIANIYLDLKQPNKARAYARQSYAVAQELNSERALENALRILVKASSEQGDFEDAFRYQLQHEAIKDSLRKITNEQHLAELKAEFDDEQQKTEIMLLKQDKQLQEASLTQQRTIIISLSISLLAILVFSIALYKSNRRNKQKNKLLAIKNEEIQVQSEELSRQKNHLSQLNQTKDKLFSIISHDIRSPLNTLKGFSYLLSEEIETMNQAERRQMSMHINKAVDNLNQLLDNLLNWSLMQTGNKKQEFESVDINDVIMQNIDLYEATAREKNIRLVNQSEEEVYAQADFQSVNTIIRNLLSNSIKFSYPDSSIYISARKMKETVEVAVIDQGIGMSDEVINKLFTIDKKASQKGTQNESGSGFGLTLCHELVRQNKGSFDVSSKLNEGSTFSIKLPKAAPQKEVNNV, encoded by the coding sequence ATGCGTCTTCAACCCAAAAAGCTACTACTTATTTTCTGTAGTTTGTCTCTCAGCTTTTTTAGCCTCACACTTCGGGCGCAGGAAGCTGCCATTGATAGCCTCAAGAGGCTACTGCCTACTACGGAAGATACCGCACTGGTAAGGTTACAGACCCGGCTCGCCCTCTCTTATCAGAATTACATTCCTGATAGTGCCATGCGCTATGCAGAGAGTGCACTACAGCTAGCAGAGCAGCTAAATGATCCCAAGGGCAAGGCTGATGCTATGCTGCAAATAGGCAGGCTCAAACGCAATGATGGCAACTTTGGCGGTGCGCTGGAAGATATGTTAGTTGCACTCAGCCTTTATCAAACGATCAGAGACAGTGTTCAAATCGGTAATGCGTATAATGATATCAGTATTGTCTATGGAATTTCAGGCGACTACCCATCATCCCGAGAATACTTTCATAAAGCGCTGGAGATATTCAGGCTAAGTGGCGACCTTCAGGGAGAATCTTACGCGCTTAATAATATAGGCACCATTTACGAGAAAGAAGGCCAGTTGGATAAGGCTAAAGAATACTACCTCAAAGCCATGCAGATTAAGCTCCAGCGTAACGATCAGTACGGCATTGCCCGAGGATTTAATACGCTGGGTAATCTTGCCGTGCAAAAGGGAAATTATAAGGAAGCTCTGTCTCATATGCATAAAGCAGATAGCCTTTTTATAGTGATACAAGACAAAGTTGCTCGCAGTACTAACCTCGGAGAGATAGCCAATATTTACCTGGACCTTAAGCAGCCAAACAAAGCACGTGCCTATGCTCGGCAGAGCTATGCTGTAGCTCAGGAGTTAAACTCCGAACGCGCGCTTGAGAATGCCCTGCGTATACTCGTTAAAGCCAGCTCTGAGCAGGGAGACTTTGAAGATGCTTTTCGCTATCAGTTACAACATGAAGCCATAAAAGATAGTCTAAGAAAAATCACCAACGAGCAGCATCTGGCTGAGCTGAAGGCAGAGTTTGATGATGAACAGCAGAAGACAGAAATTATGCTTCTGAAACAGGATAAACAGCTTCAGGAAGCTTCACTGACGCAACAACGTACTATCATTATTTCGTTGAGCATCAGCCTCCTGGCAATTCTGGTTTTTTCTATAGCCCTTTATAAGTCAAACCGGAGAAACAAACAAAAGAACAAGCTGCTTGCCATCAAAAATGAAGAGATACAGGTCCAGTCTGAAGAACTATCCAGACAGAAAAATCATTTGAGTCAGCTCAACCAAACTAAAGACAAGCTATTCTCAATCATCTCTCACGATATTCGTAGCCCTTTAAATACACTCAAAGGTTTCTCTTACCTACTAAGCGAAGAAATTGAGACTATGAACCAGGCGGAACGGCGACAGATGAGTATGCACATTAACAAAGCAGTAGATAACCTTAACCAGCTGCTGGATAATCTGCTAAACTGGTCTTTAATGCAAACCGGCAACAAGAAGCAGGAATTTGAGAGCGTAGATATCAATGATGTAATTATGCAGAATATTGACCTATATGAGGCTACTGCACGGGAGAAAAACATTAGGCTGGTCAATCAATCAGAGGAAGAGGTATATGCCCAGGCAGACTTTCAATCGGTAAACACCATTATCCGTAACCTGCTATCCAACAGTATCAAATTCTCTTATCCTGACTCCTCTATTTACATAAGTGCCCGAAAAATGAAAGAAACTGTAGAAGTTGCTGTAATTGATCAGGGCATAGGCATGAGTGATGAGGTGATAAATAAGCTCTTTACCATAGACAAAAAAGCCTCACAAAAGGGAACACAAAATGAAAGCGGCAGCGGTTTTGGCCTAACACTTTGCCACGAGCTGGTGAGGCAGAACAAAGGAAGCTTTGACGTAAGCAGCAAACTTAATGAAGGTAGTACCTTCAGTATTAAGCTACCTAAAGCCGCTCCTCAAAAAGAAGTAAACAATGTTTAA
- a CDS encoding Hpt domain-containing protein — MSNEPNHNENIEVLEQVDLSYMKEISDGDSDFIEAMVSSFVSEMPEMLYLLNIYLKSKDWEGMSKLAHKIKPSIQFMGLNKSYEIIKSIEQNGKNNDGAQISDQFPLFLQTIEEAISTLKGEQIS, encoded by the coding sequence ATGTCCAATGAACCTAATCACAACGAAAACATAGAGGTGCTAGAGCAGGTAGACCTTAGCTATATGAAAGAAATTTCTGATGGCGACTCTGACTTTATAGAGGCAATGGTAAGCAGCTTTGTAAGTGAAATGCCCGAAATGCTTTACCTCCTGAATATCTACTTGAAATCTAAAGACTGGGAAGGCATGAGCAAGCTGGCACATAAAATTAAACCTTCTATACAGTTTATGGGCCTTAACAAGTCCTACGAAATCATCAAAAGCATTGAGCAAAACGGAAAAAATAATGATGGAGCTCAAATCTCCGATCAGTTTCCTCTTTTCTTACAGACGATAGAAGAAGCAATCTCTACGCTTAAAGGTGAGCAAATAAGTTAA
- a CDS encoding FdhF/YdeP family oxidoreductase, translating to MADKPISESEQQLKLSHRKTVAGGIPAITNSVKHVFGEVGVVDGTRLMLEINQFTGFDCPGCAWPDPDTYRSAAEFCENGAKAVAEEGTTEKVDAAFFARHSVEELRSWTDYELGKSGRITEPMILKNGSAHYEPISWAEAFQTIGNQLQKLASPNEAVFYTSGRTSNEAAFLYQLFVRQYGTNNLPDCSNMCHESSGVGLTETLGIGKGSVKLDDFYNTELIIIMGQNPGTNHPRMLTALQDAKKKGTKIVTINPLPEAGLISFKHPQHPGDLLGKGTSLTDIFLQIKINADVPLLKALMKILLRKEEQKPGTVLDHEFINSQTTGYQELLADLEQYDLSELIQESGVDKAQVDEFAELLASRKKIIVCWAMGITQHKNGVDNVREIVNLLLLKGSIGKEGAGTCPVRGHSNVQGDRTVGIWEKLKPEFAQKLKEAFNFEPPTEDGYDVVNAIKAMAEGRAKFFMGMGGNFISATPDTSYTAQALQQCEMTVQVSTKLNRSHVVHGKTALILPCLGRTEIDMQASGPQILSVENSAGVVHQSRGQRKAVSDKLLSEPKIVAELAKATLGKKTTVNWDQMVNNYDHIRDAIEKTVDGFGQYNMRVRQSGGFYLPNGARDRNFKTSSGKAHFTINQSPIHKLSEDEFMMMTIRSHDQYNTTIYGLHDRYRGIHNYRRVVLMNEKDALRLGLENETMVDLTSLYDGVERVAEKFKVVIYSIPEQCVATYFPEANALVPFNRFAHKSNQPISKSVVIKIKQRS from the coding sequence ATGGCAGATAAACCTATTTCTGAAAGCGAACAACAGTTAAAGCTTAGTCATCGCAAAACGGTAGCGGGCGGTATTCCGGCCATCACTAACTCCGTAAAACACGTGTTTGGCGAAGTGGGAGTAGTAGATGGAACCAGGCTTATGCTGGAAATTAACCAGTTTACGGGTTTTGACTGTCCAGGATGTGCCTGGCCAGATCCTGATACCTATCGTTCTGCCGCAGAGTTTTGTGAAAATGGAGCTAAGGCTGTAGCAGAAGAAGGAACTACTGAAAAGGTAGATGCAGCTTTTTTTGCCAGACATTCGGTAGAAGAACTTAGAAGCTGGACAGATTATGAGCTAGGTAAGAGTGGTCGCATCACTGAGCCTATGATTCTCAAAAATGGTAGCGCACACTATGAGCCAATCAGTTGGGCCGAAGCTTTTCAAACCATAGGTAATCAGTTACAAAAACTTGCTTCTCCTAACGAAGCAGTTTTTTACACCTCCGGAAGAACCAGTAATGAAGCAGCTTTTCTGTATCAGCTGTTTGTAAGGCAATATGGTACTAACAATCTGCCCGATTGCTCCAATATGTGTCATGAGTCTAGTGGAGTGGGCCTAACTGAGACTTTAGGGATTGGTAAAGGTTCAGTAAAACTGGATGATTTCTATAATACCGAGCTGATCATTATCATGGGGCAAAACCCCGGCACTAATCATCCTCGTATGCTTACAGCCTTACAGGATGCCAAGAAGAAAGGAACTAAAATAGTAACGATCAACCCTCTGCCAGAGGCCGGCTTAATTAGCTTCAAACATCCACAGCACCCTGGCGATCTGCTGGGAAAAGGAACTTCGCTGACCGATATTTTTCTGCAAATTAAAATCAACGCTGATGTTCCTTTGCTGAAGGCTTTGATGAAAATATTACTGCGCAAAGAGGAACAAAAGCCCGGTACAGTGCTTGATCATGAATTTATCAATAGTCAGACTACTGGTTATCAGGAACTGCTGGCTGATTTAGAGCAGTACGACTTGTCTGAGCTTATTCAAGAAAGTGGGGTTGACAAAGCGCAAGTAGATGAATTTGCTGAGCTATTGGCTAGCCGTAAAAAAATTATTGTATGCTGGGCGATGGGGATTACGCAACATAAAAATGGGGTAGACAATGTTCGTGAGATCGTCAATCTACTTTTACTGAAAGGAAGTATAGGTAAAGAAGGTGCGGGCACCTGTCCGGTTCGCGGACATAGCAATGTGCAGGGCGATCGTACGGTAGGAATCTGGGAGAAGCTTAAACCAGAATTTGCGCAGAAGCTGAAAGAAGCCTTTAACTTTGAACCTCCCACAGAAGATGGCTATGATGTAGTAAATGCTATTAAAGCTATGGCAGAGGGTAGGGCCAAATTTTTTATGGGCATGGGAGGTAACTTTATTTCGGCTACCCCGGATACCAGTTATACTGCACAGGCCTTGCAACAATGCGAAATGACAGTGCAGGTATCTACTAAACTGAACAGAAGCCATGTAGTACATGGAAAAACAGCTCTGATATTACCTTGCCTGGGCCGTACAGAAATTGATATGCAGGCAAGCGGTCCTCAGATTTTGTCAGTAGAAAACTCAGCAGGGGTAGTACACCAGAGCAGGGGGCAGAGGAAGGCAGTATCTGACAAACTGTTGAGCGAACCTAAAATTGTAGCTGAACTGGCCAAAGCTACCCTGGGTAAAAAAACTACTGTTAACTGGGATCAAATGGTTAATAATTATGACCACATAAGAGATGCCATAGAAAAAACTGTAGATGGTTTTGGGCAGTACAACATGCGTGTAAGACAGTCAGGAGGCTTTTATTTGCCAAATGGTGCCAGGGATCGTAATTTTAAAACCAGCAGTGGTAAAGCTCATTTTACTATCAACCAAAGTCCTATACACAAGCTTTCCGAAGATGAGTTTATGATGATGACGATAAGAAGTCATGATCAATATAATACGACAATTTATGGCCTGCACGATCGCTATCGGGGCATACACAACTACCGAAGGGTTGTATTGATGAATGAGAAAGACGCGCTGAGGTTAGGCCTGGAAAATGAAACAATGGTAGACCTGACGAGCCTTTACGATGGTGTAGAAAGGGTAGCAGAAAAGTTTAAAGTTGTAATATACAGCATACCGGAGCAATGTGTAGCTACCTATTTTCCGGAAGCAAATGCGTTGGTGCCTTTCAATCGTTTTGCCCACAAGAGCAACCAGCCAATTTCTAAGTCTGTAGTGATAAAAATTAAGCAGAGGTCATAA
- a CDS encoding HesB/IscA family protein yields the protein MIKVTDKAKEKIHALRTEEGYSDNHNIRVAVKGGGCSGLMYDLIFDSKVEESDQVFEDQGIKILVDKKSLLYLLGTTLDFSDGLNGKGFQFVNPNATRTCGCGESFAV from the coding sequence ATGATAAAAGTCACTGACAAAGCAAAAGAAAAAATTCATGCTTTGAGAACTGAAGAAGGTTACTCCGATAATCATAACATTAGAGTAGCAGTGAAAGGTGGAGGATGCTCCGGTCTTATGTACGACCTGATCTTTGACAGTAAAGTTGAAGAGAGTGATCAGGTTTTTGAAGATCAGGGCATAAAAATACTGGTAGACAAAAAAAGTCTGCTGTATCTCCTGGGTACTACGCTTGACTTTTCTGACGGCCTAAACGGTAAAGGTTTTCAATTTGTCAATCCTAATGCTACCCGTACCTGCGGATGCGGAGAGAGCTTCGCAGTATAA
- the fdhD gene encoding formate dehydrogenase accessory sulfurtransferase FdhD: protein MNTSVQATRIVKVGAHQGTTTDLLAVEEPLEIRLAYGSAQNRKQISVSVTMRTPGYDFELALGFLFTEGIIQQFEQIEKIRYCQSEQSQHNNVLKVELSTQVNIDVQKLQRNFYSTSSCGICGKASIEAVDTLCSNLSLRNDFIIKESAIHQAPQQLKEAQVVFKHTGGLHAAGLFDAAGNLLLWREDIGRHNALDKLIGACFAKDRELLRSSFLLLSGRVSFELVQKALMAEIPCIAAVGAPSHLAVHLAQSYRMTLIGFVREQRFNIYSGISRLAINQNLTDQEYYGR, encoded by the coding sequence ATGAACACAAGTGTACAAGCTACCCGCATTGTTAAAGTAGGAGCCCACCAAGGCACTACAACAGATCTTCTGGCGGTGGAAGAGCCTCTGGAAATCAGGCTGGCTTATGGCTCCGCCCAGAATAGAAAACAGATAAGTGTTTCTGTAACTATGCGTACGCCCGGTTATGACTTTGAGCTTGCATTAGGCTTTCTGTTTACTGAAGGCATCATTCAGCAATTTGAGCAAATAGAGAAAATCCGCTATTGCCAGAGTGAGCAGTCACAACACAATAATGTCTTAAAGGTAGAACTCTCTACACAGGTAAATATTGATGTGCAGAAGCTACAACGCAACTTCTACTCAACCTCCAGCTGTGGCATTTGTGGTAAAGCTTCTATAGAAGCTGTAGATACCCTTTGCTCCAACCTTAGCTTAAGAAACGATTTTATTATCAAAGAAAGTGCTATCCATCAAGCCCCACAGCAATTGAAGGAAGCTCAGGTAGTGTTTAAGCATACAGGAGGACTTCATGCTGCCGGTCTATTTGATGCTGCTGGAAACCTTCTCCTCTGGCGAGAGGATATTGGGCGACACAATGCGTTAGATAAGCTTATCGGAGCCTGCTTTGCTAAAGACCGTGAGCTTTTGCGCTCCTCTTTTCTTTTACTAAGTGGTAGAGTAAGTTTTGAGCTGGTACAAAAAGCTCTGATGGCAGAAATACCATGTATCGCGGCGGTGGGCGCACCCTCGCATCTGGCCGTTCATTTAGCGCAAAGTTATCGTATGACATTAATTGGCTTTGTAAGGGAGCAGCGATTTAATATATACAGTGGAATCTCCAGGCTAGCTATTAATCAAAATTTGACAGATCAAGAGTATTATGGCAGATAA
- the thiL gene encoding thiamine-phosphate kinase, protein MAEDKPKRTEISQMGEFGLIKHIQKSFKTVNASTKLGIGDDAAVIDAGDKYMLLSTDMLTEGVHFDLSYTPLQHLGYKAVAVNVSDIAAMNGIPKQITVSIGLSNRFSVEAVDALYEGIRFACENYKVDLIGGDTTSSQAGLVLSITAVGEIEKELLACRNTAKVNDIVCVSGDLGAAYMGLQVLEREKLTFQENPNMQPQIQGYDYIVKRLLRPEARMDIVHELRDLKVVPTSMIDISDGLASEIFHICEQSGLGMNIYEENLPIDELTYSTAAEFKIDPNTCALNGGEDYELLFTIAQDDFEKVKNHRDIHVIGYVQEASKGINLVTRAQQAVPIQAQGWVHFNKGNA, encoded by the coding sequence ATGGCAGAAGATAAGCCTAAAAGAACAGAAATAAGTCAGATGGGGGAATTTGGCCTCATCAAGCACATACAAAAATCCTTTAAAACTGTAAACGCATCTACCAAACTAGGCATTGGGGATGATGCAGCGGTGATAGATGCCGGCGATAAATACATGCTGCTCAGCACAGATATGCTTACCGAAGGGGTGCATTTTGACCTGAGTTACACCCCACTCCAGCATTTAGGGTACAAAGCAGTAGCAGTAAACGTATCTGATATTGCAGCAATGAATGGTATTCCTAAGCAAATTACGGTAAGTATTGGTTTAAGCAACCGGTTTTCTGTAGAAGCAGTAGACGCACTTTATGAAGGTATTCGCTTTGCCTGTGAAAACTATAAAGTTGACCTTATTGGTGGAGATACTACTTCTTCTCAGGCAGGATTAGTGCTGTCTATTACAGCAGTTGGAGAAATAGAAAAAGAATTACTTGCCTGTAGAAATACCGCTAAAGTGAATGATATTGTGTGTGTTAGCGGAGACCTGGGTGCAGCCTATATGGGTTTACAGGTACTGGAACGTGAGAAGCTTACCTTCCAGGAAAACCCGAACATGCAGCCTCAGATTCAGGGCTACGATTATATTGTGAAACGCCTGCTGCGTCCAGAGGCCCGCATGGATATCGTTCATGAGCTACGCGACCTTAAGGTAGTACCCACCTCAATGATAGATATATCGGATGGCTTGGCTTCCGAGATATTTCATATCTGCGAGCAGTCCGGCTTAGGGATGAACATCTACGAAGAGAATCTACCCATTGATGAGCTGACGTACAGCACAGCCGCGGAGTTTAAGATTGATCCTAATACCTGTGCTCTTAATGGAGGTGAAGACTATGAACTTCTATTCACTATTGCACAGGATGACTTTGAGAAAGTCAAAAATCACAGAGATATTCATGTCATTGGGTATGTACAGGAAGCCAGCAAAGGTATAAACCTGGTAACCCGTGCTCAGCAGGCTGTACCTATACAGGCCCAGGGCTGGGTACATTTTAATAAGGGGAATGCCTAG
- the mce gene encoding methylmalonyl-CoA epimerase, translating into MMRLEHIGIAVKEEEDSTSLFARLLGNEAYKSEKVESEAVKTIFFELDNTKLELLQSLSQDSAIDKFISKRGEGIHHLAFAVDDIKAEISRLKAEGFTFVNEEPKAGADNKLICFLHPKSTNGVLIELCQDKK; encoded by the coding sequence ATGATGCGCTTAGAACACATAGGAATTGCAGTAAAAGAAGAGGAAGATTCCACTTCATTATTTGCTCGTTTGCTGGGAAACGAAGCTTATAAAAGCGAAAAAGTAGAGAGCGAAGCTGTTAAAACCATCTTCTTTGAGCTAGACAATACGAAACTAGAGTTGCTACAATCGCTTTCTCAGGATTCCGCTATTGACAAATTTATCAGCAAAAGAGGAGAGGGTATACACCATCTGGCTTTTGCTGTAGATGATATTAAAGCTGAGATTAGCCGACTGAAAGCAGAGGGTTTTACTTTTGTAAACGAAGAACCTAAAGCGGGTGCTGATAACAAACTCATCTGTTTTTTACATCCAAAGTCAACGAATGGCGTACTTATAGAGTTATGTCAGGACAAAAAGTAA
- a CDS encoding aspartate carbamoyltransferase catalytic subunit, which yields MNALRSKHLLGIKDLSSEEIQLIFQTADSFKEVINRPIKKVPSLRDITIANVFFENSTRTRLSFELAEKRLSADVVNFSSSGSSVKKGETLLDTVNNILAMKVDMVVMRHASPGAPHFLAKHIDANVVNAGDGTHEHPTQALLDTYSIYSKYGSVEGKKVAIIGDILHSRVALSNIFALKKLGAEVMVCGPATLLPRYIKSLGVKVSLDVRETLEWCDIANVLRIQLERQQVKYFPSLREYSLYYGINLELLNSLSKPITIMHPGPINRGVELNSDVADSEHAIILEQVENGVAVRMAVLYLLASQHKD from the coding sequence ATGAACGCATTGCGAAGCAAACATTTATTAGGTATCAAAGACCTGAGCAGCGAAGAAATTCAGCTTATATTTCAGACTGCTGATAGCTTTAAAGAGGTAATTAATCGCCCAATCAAAAAGGTGCCTTCGCTTAGAGATATCACCATTGCCAATGTGTTTTTTGAAAACTCTACACGTACCCGACTATCATTTGAGCTGGCTGAGAAAAGGCTCTCTGCCGATGTCGTTAACTTCTCTTCTTCTGGAAGCTCGGTAAAAAAAGGCGAAACACTTCTGGATACAGTAAACAATATACTGGCGATGAAGGTGGATATGGTCGTAATGCGCCATGCCAGTCCAGGTGCGCCTCATTTTCTGGCTAAACATATTGATGCCAATGTAGTAAATGCCGGAGATGGTACTCACGAACACCCTACGCAGGCTCTACTAGATACCTATTCTATCTACTCCAAATACGGAAGCGTAGAAGGCAAAAAGGTAGCCATCATCGGGGACATACTGCACTCCAGAGTAGCTCTTTCTAATATTTTCGCGCTTAAAAAACTTGGTGCTGAGGTTATGGTTTGTGGGCCGGCTACACTGCTGCCCCGATACATAAAAAGCCTGGGTGTAAAAGTTAGCCTTGATGTAAGGGAAACCCTGGAGTGGTGCGATATCGCAAATGTATTGCGCATACAGCTAGAACGTCAGCAGGTAAAATACTTTCCTTCTTTACGAGAATATTCGCTTTATTATGGCATAAACCTTGAGTTGCTTAATAGCCTGAGTAAACCAATTACCATAATGCACCCCGGCCCTATTAACCGGGGAGTTGAGTTAAATAGCGATGTAGCTGACTCCGAACACGCTATTATACTGGAACAAGTGGAAAACGGTGTAGCAGTACGAATGGCAGTACTATATTTACTTGCTAGTCAGCATAAAGACTAA
- the pyrR gene encoding bifunctional pyr operon transcriptional regulator/uracil phosphoribosyltransferase PyrR, whose product MKQTKQIIDQPLLEVMLDRLCQQLLENHTPFDNTVLLGLQPRGIHLADRIKARLEEITGHNVPLGYLDTTFHRDDFRRRSTPLAASTTKVPFLIEEKKVILIDDVLYTGRTVRAAMDAMITFGRPTTVELLVLVNRKYARHLPVEADYVGRAVNTLDTQRIEVQWKEKGEEDGVWLSNK is encoded by the coding sequence ATGAAACAAACAAAACAAATCATAGACCAGCCACTGCTGGAGGTTATGCTTGACCGCCTATGCCAGCAGCTTTTGGAAAACCATACGCCTTTTGACAATACCGTCCTTTTAGGTCTTCAGCCCCGGGGTATTCATCTCGCTGACCGTATCAAAGCCCGATTAGAAGAAATTACCGGACATAATGTTCCACTAGGTTATCTGGATACTACTTTTCATCGTGATGATTTTAGAAGAAGAAGTACCCCTCTGGCAGCAAGCACTACCAAAGTACCCTTCCTGATTGAAGAAAAAAAAGTGATACTCATAGATGATGTGCTGTATACCGGACGTACGGTAAGAGCCGCTATGGATGCCATGATTACTTTCGGAAGGCCTACCACAGTTGAGTTACTTGTACTTGTTAACAGAAAATATGCTCGGCACCTGCCGGTAGAAGCAGATTATGTGGGTAGAGCGGTAAATACCCTGGACACCCAACGTATAGAGGTGCAGTGGAAAGAAAAGGGGGAAGAAGATGGTGTATGGTTAAGTAATAAATAA